A single Trichocoleus sp. FACHB-46 DNA region contains:
- a CDS encoding thiamine phosphate synthase, with protein sequence MQPALYRILDANLDRAREGLRIVEEWCRFGLNSAPLTDECKQMRQELARWHAPELRAARDTPGDPGTELTHPQEEQRSSIEQVLQVNLCRVEEALRVLEEYGKIYTPEMGMACKQMRYRVYTLESSLLVPQRQQLLERSHLYLVTSPTENLFATVEAALQGGLSLVQYRDKTADDNVRFSNAKKLRQICQDYNALFIVNDRVDLALAVDADGVHLGQQDMAIATARQLLGPHRLIGRSTTNPDEMRQAIQEGADYIGVGPVYETPTKAGKAAAGLEYVRYAKEHATVPWFVIGGVDTNNIHDVLAAGAERVAVVRAIMQADQPTLITQYFISQLHRIQTIRAYEERIAKPHV encoded by the coding sequence GTGCAGCCCGCACTCTACCGCATTCTAGATGCCAATCTGGATCGGGCTCGTGAAGGCTTGAGGATCGTCGAAGAATGGTGTCGATTTGGCCTCAACAGCGCACCGCTGACTGACGAGTGCAAGCAAATGCGGCAGGAATTGGCGCGTTGGCATGCTCCAGAACTGCGAGCGGCTCGCGATACACCAGGCGATCCAGGCACAGAACTCACTCACCCGCAAGAAGAGCAGCGCTCCAGCATTGAACAAGTTCTGCAGGTCAACTTGTGCCGTGTCGAAGAAGCCCTCCGGGTGCTGGAAGAATACGGCAAGATTTACACCCCGGAAATGGGGATGGCTTGCAAACAAATGCGCTATCGCGTCTACACCCTAGAAAGTAGTTTGCTGGTGCCCCAACGACAGCAACTCCTAGAGCGATCGCACCTCTACCTCGTCACTTCTCCCACCGAGAATCTATTTGCCACGGTGGAAGCAGCCCTCCAAGGTGGGTTGTCTCTAGTGCAGTACCGTGACAAAACCGCAGACGACAATGTGCGCTTCAGTAATGCCAAAAAACTGCGGCAAATTTGCCAAGATTACAACGCTCTATTTATCGTTAATGACCGAGTAGATTTAGCCCTGGCTGTAGATGCCGATGGTGTGCATTTAGGTCAGCAAGATATGGCGATCGCCACGGCGCGACAACTGTTAGGCCCGCATCGGTTGATTGGTCGCTCCACCACCAACCCAGACGAAATGCGACAGGCAATTCAAGAAGGGGCTGACTATATTGGCGTGGGGCCAGTTTATGAAACGCCAACCAAAGCAGGTAAAGCCGCCGCAGGTCTGGAGTATGTTCGCTACGCCAAAGAACATGCGACAGTGCCTTGGTTTGTAATTGGTGGCGTTGACACGAATAATATTCATGATGTTCTAGCCGCTGGCGCAGAGCGGGTCGCAGTGGTACGAGCCATTATGCAAGCCGATCAGCCTACCTTAATTACGCAATATTTCATCTCTCAGCTCCACCGCATTCAAACGATTCGCGCCTACGAAGAACGCATTGCCAAGCCTCATGTCTGA
- a CDS encoding DUF1565 domain-containing protein: MTPDNYQSLIQPPSSHVGWYASNRLFSHSLMGVGLTIAAWAGWSTEPAIAQFDGSDGSMQLAQVPARARAMSSLNLLYVNPVAGDDTVGDGGERAPFKTITQALKAAQPNTVIVLIPGTYSAQTGEVFPLKLKPGVTIQGDTRTRGKDILIQGGAPYLSPTFASQNITILGVHQAGLAGVTVTNPNPRGYGLWIESASPVILENTFTGNTHDGISVVGSSAPVVRGNYFYANGANGITIYGNSRPEVRENLFIKTGFGINVAQDAAPTIIGNRIVQNQDGIVVQANAQPIIRGNLIEQNLRDGVVAIAQARPDLGSAADPGANIFSNNGRFDINSSASSQAVSAFGNELSSDRTSGRIDLAGTALASTASTTPSVSVAPTSSPASIAARPITNSDKSATIAPLEVRVEPFKPVSTAQAIATAPTTPALPTIKADFPALKILPKAAPPAEPTVSVKPTTVPTPVAASAPPKSPVVEVAAKVPPAVPKPTVATVSEPPPPTANVTNSTVSTSLVTPATVVVANPRPAVTTTKPVTTEPVAIAIEVPTPEPAAPQPVATPIEVPRPKAISPVVQATQPSQPSVTSPPPGSAIAIEVPPPEAAPAIATAPSKPTAPAIATAPPKAPPVPSMTAAAFPVPSELKPTSKKTEKPAAKVAAQPSPALRPQPIAAYSFRNRRPVPPPISTAPRSNPSNSKSRQAAQQITLPPIPKSGATAIAIPVPPPETTRTSPVRVAARPSRSLQLPVLPPKPVVVQPVTPAIVTAAPSTSIEIPVPAPETSAVIPTMLPVPTSAPAIAAIPQPSSPSISGDVLPVPGPDIPVGRGGGDLPSVLVASNPLDGTNSLPFPNQGAALGSRYRVVVEVESEGEQAEVAAIAPSAFRTLWNGRMVMQVGSYSNRDNANKMMQTLNSQGLKAAIEPLN; this comes from the coding sequence ATGACCCCCGACAACTATCAATCCTTGATCCAGCCCCCCAGCAGTCATGTTGGCTGGTATGCAAGTAACCGTTTGTTTTCCCACAGCTTGATGGGCGTAGGTCTGACCATTGCGGCTTGGGCAGGTTGGTCCACGGAGCCTGCGATCGCTCAGTTTGATGGGTCTGATGGGTCAATGCAGCTAGCCCAAGTGCCAGCTAGGGCCAGGGCCATGTCTAGCTTAAACTTGCTCTACGTCAATCCAGTCGCGGGGGATGACACAGTGGGCGATGGCGGTGAACGGGCTCCCTTCAAAACTATTACGCAAGCTCTCAAAGCAGCCCAACCCAACACGGTGATTGTGTTAATTCCGGGCACCTACAGCGCCCAGACTGGCGAGGTTTTTCCGCTCAAGCTGAAACCTGGTGTAACGATTCAAGGGGATACTCGCACTCGCGGCAAAGATATTTTGATTCAGGGTGGTGCTCCGTACCTCAGCCCCACCTTTGCCAGCCAGAACATTACGATTCTCGGAGTTCACCAGGCAGGTTTAGCAGGCGTTACGGTTACAAACCCCAATCCGCGAGGCTATGGTCTTTGGATTGAATCAGCCAGCCCTGTGATTCTAGAAAACACTTTTACAGGCAATACTCACGATGGCATCTCTGTAGTTGGCAGTAGTGCGCCTGTGGTGCGAGGCAACTACTTCTATGCCAATGGAGCCAATGGCATCACGATTTACGGCAACTCTCGACCCGAGGTGCGCGAGAATTTATTCATCAAAACTGGTTTTGGCATCAATGTCGCTCAGGATGCCGCGCCAACCATCATTGGCAACCGGATTGTGCAGAACCAAGACGGGATTGTGGTTCAAGCTAACGCTCAGCCGATTATCCGGGGCAACTTAATTGAACAAAACCTGCGGGATGGCGTGGTGGCGATCGCCCAAGCTCGGCCTGATCTGGGCAGTGCAGCTGATCCTGGCGCTAATATTTTCAGCAACAATGGTCGGTTTGACATTAACAGTAGTGCTTCTAGTCAAGCAGTTTCTGCTTTCGGCAATGAACTGAGTAGCGATCGGACTAGCGGACGCATTGATTTAGCTGGCACAGCTTTAGCAAGCACGGCAAGCACAACTCCTTCGGTTAGCGTTGCCCCCACCTCCTCGCCTGCTAGCATCGCTGCCCGACCAATCACCAATTCTGACAAAAGTGCAACTATCGCTCCGTTGGAAGTGCGGGTCGAGCCTTTCAAGCCAGTCAGCACAGCTCAGGCGATCGCAACTGCTCCAACAACGCCAGCGTTACCAACTATCAAAGCTGACTTTCCTGCGTTAAAGATCTTACCCAAAGCTGCCCCTCCAGCGGAGCCAACCGTTTCTGTTAAACCAACCACCGTTCCTACCCCAGTGGCAGCTTCAGCTCCCCCTAAATCACCTGTAGTTGAGGTTGCGGCCAAAGTACCACCCGCAGTTCCAAAACCAACGGTTGCAACTGTGTCCGAGCCGCCACCTCCTACAGCTAACGTTACCAACTCAACGGTTTCAACTTCTTTGGTTACCCCTGCGACAGTGGTAGTGGCTAACCCGCGCCCCGCAGTCACCACAACCAAACCTGTCACGACTGAACCCGTTGCGATCGCGATCGAGGTACCGACCCCCGAACCTGCGGCACCTCAGCCAGTCGCAACTCCGATTGAGGTGCCGCGTCCAAAAGCCATTAGTCCAGTGGTACAGGCAACTCAGCCATCTCAGCCATCTGTCACCAGCCCTCCTCCTGGCAGTGCGATCGCGATTGAGGTACCACCACCTGAAGCAGCTCCCGCGATCGCTACTGCGCCATCTAAACCAACAGCCCCGGCGATCGCAACTGCTCCACCTAAAGCCCCACCGGTTCCCAGTATGACTGCCGCCGCTTTTCCCGTCCCGAGCGAGTTAAAGCCGACTAGCAAGAAGACAGAAAAGCCAGCCGCGAAGGTAGCAGCCCAGCCATCTCCCGCTTTGCGCCCTCAACCGATCGCTGCCTACTCCTTCCGAAATCGGCGACCTGTGCCACCACCCATTAGCACAGCGCCTCGCTCCAATCCATCCAACTCCAAATCTCGCCAAGCTGCTCAGCAAATCACGTTGCCCCCCATCCCCAAATCTGGGGCCACCGCGATCGCGATTCCAGTGCCACCGCCAGAGACAACTCGTACCAGCCCAGTCCGAGTAGCGGCTCGACCTAGTCGTAGCCTCCAGTTACCCGTTTTGCCGCCCAAGCCTGTGGTTGTTCAACCTGTCACCCCCGCGATTGTAACTGCTGCTCCTTCTACCAGCATTGAGATTCCGGTGCCTGCGCCTGAGACTAGCGCTGTTATCCCGACCATGCTTCCAGTGCCTACTTCAGCGCCAGCGATCGCGGCTATCCCTCAACCTAGCTCTCCCTCTATCAGCGGTGATGTCTTACCAGTACCGGGACCAGACATTCCGGTGGGTCGGGGAGGTGGAGATTTGCCTAGTGTTTTGGTGGCGAGTAATCCCCTAGATGGCACCAACAGCCTGCCTTTCCCGAACCAAGGTGCGGCTTTAGGGTCGCGCTACCGCGTGGTAGTAGAGGTTGAGAGTGAGGGTGAGCAAGCGGAAGTTGCCGCGATCGCTCCCAGCGCTTTTCGCACTTTATGGAATGGGCGCATGGTGATGCAGGTTGGCTCCTACAGCAATCGCGACAATGCAAACAAAATGATGCAAACCCTCAATAGCCAAGGGTTAAAGGCAGCGATCGAACCTTTAAATTGA
- the dapF gene encoding diaminopimelate epimerase — translation MGIEFTKYHGLGNDFILIDNRTSTEPCLTPEQAVKWCDRHFGIGADGVIFALPDQDGHDYTMRIFNSDGSEPEMCGNGIRCLAKFLVDLEAADANVSSESLLPRSYKIHTLAGVMVPKIEASGQVTVDMGQPHLLAAEIPTTLAVADQKVIAQPLEVAGQTWDVTCVSMGNPHCITFVEDVAAIALETIGPKFEHHAVFPQRTNTEFIEVVRRDYLKMRVWERGAGITLACGTGACAVLVAGVLNDICDRRATIELPGGPLEIEWSELDQRVYMTGPAEMVFAGQSSI, via the coding sequence ATGGGAATTGAGTTTACCAAGTACCACGGATTAGGCAACGATTTCATTTTGATTGATAACCGCACCTCCACAGAACCTTGCCTCACGCCAGAACAAGCCGTGAAATGGTGCGATCGCCACTTCGGAATTGGCGCAGATGGCGTGATCTTTGCTTTGCCTGATCAGGATGGCCACGACTACACAATGCGGATTTTCAACTCGGATGGTTCTGAGCCAGAAATGTGTGGCAATGGCATTCGGTGCTTAGCTAAGTTCCTGGTAGATTTGGAAGCCGCTGATGCCAACGTGAGTTCGGAGTCTTTGTTGCCCCGATCCTACAAAATTCATACCCTGGCAGGTGTGATGGTACCCAAGATTGAAGCGAGCGGCCAAGTGACAGTAGATATGGGTCAACCCCATTTGCTCGCAGCAGAAATTCCAACCACCTTGGCTGTAGCAGACCAAAAAGTGATTGCCCAACCCCTAGAAGTGGCTGGCCAAACTTGGGATGTAACTTGTGTCAGCATGGGTAATCCACACTGCATCACGTTTGTCGAAGATGTAGCCGCGATCGCCCTGGAAACTATTGGCCCTAAATTCGAGCATCACGCCGTCTTTCCCCAACGTACCAACACTGAATTTATTGAAGTGGTGCGCCGTGACTACTTAAAGATGCGAGTCTGGGAACGCGGTGCAGGTATCACATTAGCTTGCGGGACAGGTGCTTGTGCAGTGCTGGTTGCGGGAGTGCTGAACGACATCTGCGATCGCCGTGCCACGATTGAGCTTCCTGGTGGCCCGCTCGAAATCGAATGGTCAGAGCTAGACCAACGGGTTTATATGACGGGGCCTGCTGAAATGGTGTTTGCAGGCCAATCTTCAATTTAA
- a CDS encoding RNA chaperone Hfq, producing MSSELETGLPSIRQLQNFIRDGKEVELKLLTGDLLTGKIRWQDQHCFCLSDQYDQPTLIWRQAIAFIKPKM from the coding sequence ATGAGCAGCGAACTAGAAACAGGTTTGCCGAGCATTCGCCAACTCCAAAACTTTATTCGAGATGGTAAAGAAGTAGAGCTAAAGCTCTTGACTGGAGATTTGCTCACAGGCAAAATTCGCTGGCAAGATCAACACTGCTTTTGTTTGAGCGATCAGTATGATCAGCCCACTTTAATTTGGCGGCAAGCGATCGCTTTC